The following are encoded together in the Rhizobium tumorigenes genome:
- a CDS encoding BON domain-containing protein: protein MGGIKKDTTREEDYRDYEERDLKEGWPYDDDAGASSEPSENRPYGETDANFDEGSNKSFTVARTDADGQQERQSNSLTSTTRDLVESDDIEERVMDALSDVEGASPEMIDVRAEGTVIILEGEVDDAATARQLGRIARSISGVTAVRNLVQIIGVDANIPDDD from the coding sequence ATGGGTGGTATCAAGAAAGACACGACACGCGAAGAAGACTACCGCGACTACGAAGAGCGCGACCTGAAGGAAGGCTGGCCCTATGACGACGACGCGGGCGCCTCCTCCGAACCGTCCGAGAATCGCCCTTACGGCGAGACGGACGCCAATTTCGATGAAGGCAGCAACAAGAGCTTCACTGTCGCGCGCACCGACGCCGACGGCCAACAGGAGCGCCAGTCCAATTCCCTGACATCGACTACCCGAGATCTTGTCGAATCGGACGATATCGAGGAGCGGGTGATGGATGCGCTCAGCGACGTCGAGGGTGCCAGCCCCGAAATGATCGATGTCCGTGCGGAAGGTACCGTCATCATCCTCGAGGGTGAAGTCGACGATGCAGCCACGGCCCGTCAGCTTGGGCGCATCGCACGTTCGATCTCTGGCGTCACGGCCGTTCGTAACCTCGTCCAAATCATTGGCGTCGATGCGAACATTCCTGACGACGACTGA
- the lipB gene encoding lipoyl(octanoyl) transferase LipB: MLRKDLEISMIPAPGSPPVRWRIAAGLVDYADAVATMEREVADIAEGRSDELVWLVEHPPLYTGGTSAHSTDLIQPDRFPVFATGRGGEYTYHGPGQRVVYVMLDLKRRRQDVRAFVAALEEVIIGTLATMNVRGERREDRVGVWVRRPERPPLPDGAMAEDKVAALGIRLRKWVTFHGLSLNVEPDLEHFTGIVPCGIAGYGVTSLVDLGLPVTMADVDVSLRQAFEAVFGLTVEDKS, translated from the coding sequence ATGTTGCGCAAGGATCTTGAGATTTCGATGATTCCGGCCCCTGGTTCGCCCCCGGTGCGCTGGCGCATCGCCGCCGGACTGGTGGACTACGCCGATGCCGTGGCGACCATGGAACGAGAAGTGGCTGACATTGCCGAGGGGCGCAGCGATGAGCTCGTATGGCTGGTCGAACATCCGCCTCTCTATACCGGCGGCACGAGCGCCCACTCCACCGACCTGATCCAGCCCGACCGCTTTCCCGTTTTTGCGACCGGGCGAGGCGGCGAATACACCTATCATGGTCCCGGCCAGCGCGTCGTCTATGTCATGCTGGATCTCAAGCGCCGTCGTCAGGATGTCCGTGCATTCGTGGCCGCGCTGGAGGAGGTGATCATCGGCACGCTCGCGACAATGAACGTGCGTGGCGAGCGGCGCGAGGACCGCGTCGGTGTCTGGGTACGGCGTCCGGAAAGGCCACCGTTGCCCGATGGCGCGATGGCGGAGGACAAGGTCGCTGCGCTCGGTATACGTCTGCGCAAATGGGTGACGTTCCATGGCCTGTCGCTGAACGTAGAGCCGGATCTGGAGCATTTCACGGGTATAGTGCCCTGCGGCATCGCAGGCTATGGCGTCACAAGCCTGGTCGACCTCGGACTGCCCGTCACCATGGCCGACGTCGATGTTAGCCTCCGCCAGGCATTCGAGGCGGTGTTTGGCCTGACTGTCGAAGACAAGTCCTGA